In Rhinoderma darwinii isolate aRhiDar2 chromosome 9, aRhiDar2.hap1, whole genome shotgun sequence, the following are encoded in one genomic region:
- the IRX3 gene encoding iroquois-class homeodomain protein IRX-3: MSFPQLGYQYIRPLYPSDRQAVGGTRSGATELSPVGTLSNVLSSMYAAPYAAAAAAQAYGAFLPYTTELPIFSQLGSQYEMKDSPGVQHAAFSHHHPAFYPYGQYQFGDPSRPKNATRESTSTLKAWLNEHRKNPYPTKGEKIMLAIITKMTLTQVSTWFANARRRLKKENKMTWAPRSRTDEEGNSYESDHEEDKREDEEEIDLENIDTEDIESKEDLDDQEDTDLHSDSKTDARSDSEGSDGFEDLNAAEEERFLKSVVGDSRVHDKCDLPEEAKSLQPTCVQIKLDNISPNPSQDNNLPAAHKPKIWSLAETATAPDNPRKSPHNTGSPQSLITQHRLMACPGSRFQSWTGRTFSVQQLSLLNSAHFLQGLSVTHTAPANTGNAAFHKTAGEQHTAEPVTDRPSTLDIEKKILSTAFQPVQRRSQNQLDAAMILSALSSS, from the exons ATGTCCTTCCCTCAGCTGGGATACCAGTACATCAGACCCCTGTACCCCTCTGACAGGCAGGCTGTGGGGGGCACCAGGAGCGGAGCAACAGAACTCTCTCCGGTTGGGACTCTCTCCAATGTGCTCTCCTCTATGTATGCAGCTCCCTATGCCGCAGCAGCAGCCGCACAGGCTTATGGAGCCTTCTTACCCTACACTACAGAGCTGCCCATCTTCTCACAGCTG GGCTCCCAGTACGAGATGAAGGACAGTCCAGGTGTACAGCATGCAGCCTTTTCCCACCATCATCCAGCATTTTATCCATATGGACAATATCAGTTTGGAGATCCATCAAGGCCAAAGAATGCAACAAGAGAGAGCACCAGTACACTCAAGGCCTGGCTCAATGAGCACAGGAAGAACCCTTACCCCACCAAGGGAGAGAAGATTATGCTGGCCATTATCACTAAAATGACACTTACCCAAGTGTCCACCTGGTTTGCCAACGCACGGAGGAGGCTTAAAAAGGAGAATAAAATGACCTGGGCTCCCAGGAGTAGGACTGACGAAGAGGGAAACTCCTATGAAAGTGACCATGAAGAGGACAAGCGGGAGGATGAAGAGGAGATAGATCTGGAGAATATTGATACTGAGGACATTGAGAGTAAGGAAGATCTGGATGACCAGGAGGACACAGACCTGCACTCCGACTCTAAGACTGACGCTAGGAGTGACTCTGAGGGCTCTGATGGCTTTGAGGATCTGAATGCAGCTGAGGAGGAAAGGTTCCTCAAGTCTGTAGTCGGGGACAGCAGGGTGCACGATAAGTGTGATCTTCCCGAGGAGGCCAAGTCCCTACAGCCCACATGTGTACAGATCAAACTGGACAATATTTCCCCCAATCCCTCCCAGGACAACAATCTGCCAGCGGCCCATAAGCCTAAGATCTGGTCCCTGGCAGAGACAGCTACTGCTCCCGATAACCCCCGCAAGTCCCCCCACAACACTGGCAGCCCCCAGAGCCTGATCACACAGCACAGACTCATGGCCTGTCCTGGGAGCAGGTTCCAGAGCTGGACGGGGAGGACATTCTCAGTCCAGCAGTTATCCCTATTGAACTCTGCTCACTTCTTACAAGGACTGAGTGTCACTCACACTGCACCGGCCAACACAGGCAATGCAGCCTTCCATAAAACAGCCGGGGAACAGCACACAGCAGAGCCAGTAACAG acAGACCCAGCACGTTGGATATAGAGAAAAAAATTCTAAGTACAGCTTTTCAACCCGTGCAGAGaag GTCACAGAATCAGTTGGACGCTGCAATGATCCTCTCTGCATTATCCTCCTCCTAa